In the Streptomyces cinnamoneus genome, GCCACCGGTGTCTTCCCCGTGGGCGCCGTCCTGTGGCTGTACGGGCTGCTCCCCCGGGACCTGGGCCAGGGCGGGTCGGTGCTGGCGGCCCTCCTGCTGCTGGCGATCCCGTCGGGCACCGGCCTCTACCTCCTCGGAACGGTCAGGCGCGCCGCCTGACCGTCCCCTACGACGGCGTGCGCGCCGCCTCCAGCAGGCGGTCCGTGTCCTCGGGACAGAGCAGCAGGGCCCGCCCCACCGTGGCGAGCACCTCCCGCTCCGCCGGCCGGTACGGCCCGTCCGCCAGGGCGATGCGGGCGCCCTGGAGCAGGATGGACTCCCGGCCCGCCGGCGCCAGGTGGGGGGCCAGGGGCTCCAGGGCCTCGTGCAGCTCGATGGCCAGGGCGGTGCCGCACGGGTCGAAGCCGTGGCGGCTGGCCCCGCCCGGCGGGGTGGGGTACCGGCCGGGGAGCCGGCCCGTGTCCGCCGCGAGGGCCTCGATCAGCGTGACCAGCTGTTCCTCGCTGCAGTCCGCGAAACCGGCCGCCCGGACCGCCCCGACCGCGGCGCGC is a window encoding:
- a CDS encoding TerB family tellurite resistance protein, with the protein product MVGVRTVWRTVGDGEFFCPGCGGDRNFHRRTGRRRLVAFGVPLLPRGPVGPIVECTACRGRFAMDVLDHPTTTRFSAMLRDAVHTVALAVLAAGGTEARTVRRAAVGAVRAAGFADCSEEQLVTLIEALAADTGRLPGRYPTPPGGASRHGFDPCGTALAIELHEALEPLAPHLAPAGRESILLQGARIALADGPYRPAEREVLATVGRALLLCPEDTDRLLEAARTPS